TCTGAATTGCGATTGCTGCAAATTCTTAATCGAGAGTCGGCAAGCTGGAAAGAGATTGCCAAGAAGCTTGAGCAGCGTCTCGGCAATTATCGAACGGTCTCGATGCCATCCTCGCAGAGACGCTTCCTGATGGCGGAGTTGCAGGCCCTTACTGACGAGCCGATCTACTGGCCAACCCAAGCTGCCGAAAAGTTGGCCGCAGAAGTCGCCGAGACACTCGGTGCCTCTCCTGGGGGCTCAAGATCTCTAAGCAAAACGAACCTTCCAGAGATTTGGAGTCAAACGTCGCAGGATAAACGCCTTGTACTGCTGATGAGTGAGGAGACCATTAGGCGAGAACTCGCCACATTCGCGAAGGGGCAATCGTTACCCGAGGGAGTTGAGTTCGTCGTTACCTCAGCCAAGGAACCTGATCAAGCTTTAGTGAGTATGCCCATTGGACAACGATTGGGTCCTTGGAGGGTGAGTCTCGTAGCGACTGAGGGTGATCTCTTCGAAAGGAATTCTCAGCAGCAGAAAGCTTTTCACGCATGGATCGCCCTGATTGTCATTGGGACGACCTGCGTCCTTGGGTGGCTACTGGCGGCAACCATTCGGCGTCGTCTGCAATTGGCACAATTAAAGAATGATTTGGTTGCAACCGTTTCCCACGAGTTGAAGACTCCACTGGCAGCCATTCGGCTGTTGGTTGATACGCTCTTGGAAGCGGAAGATCAGCCAGATCGAAGCACCGGGGACACGCGAACGCGCGAGTATCTGGAGTTGATCTCTAAAGAGAATTCCAGACTCACACGACTGATTGAGAATTTCCTCACGTTCAGCCGGATGGAACGCAACAAGCAGCGTTTCGATTTTCAGCCGATTGACCTGAGTGAAGCAACCAGAAAATCAGCCGAGGTCTTTGAAGAACATATCGGCGAGCTGTCATCTCCGTTGACGCTTCGGTTGGCTGGTCCGTTGATGGTCTCAGCAGATTTCGACGCGCTGGTGACGGTCGTCGTGAATCTGCTGGAGAACGCCTGGAAGTATAGCGAAGACGACAAAGAGATCGTCCTGGCAACCTCGACGGACGGGTCCAACGCAGTTGTCGCCGTTCGCGATCATGGAATTGGCCTCTCCGCACGCGACCAACGACGTATTTTCGACCGCTTTTATCAAGTTGATCAAAAAGTTTCGCGAACTCGCGAAGGCTGTGGCCTAGGCCTGAGCATTGTCCATGCGATCGTCGAAGCACATGGTGGCGAGGTTTCCGTCGAGAGTCAACTTGGCGAAGGCAGCACCTTTGAGGTTCGGCTGCCGCTGGTTGAAGTTAAGCAACAACAGGATGTCGCTAGCGAAGTAGCGGGGGCCATAACATGAGCACGACACAGCGGATCATGATTATCGAAGACGACGCGACCTTGCTGCGAGGGCTCACTGATAACTTCACCGATGCCGGCTTCGACGTTGACAGCGCGTCGGACGGAGCTGTCGGTCTCGCTCAGACGCTCGCCCAACCTCCTGACGTGATGTTGCTGGATATCATGCTCCCGAAGCTCAACGGCTACGAGATCTGTCAACGCGTTCGCAAAGAGAAACTCGACTTCCCGATCATCATGCTGACCGCCAAGGGCCAAGAGGAGGAGATCGTCCGCGGCTTGGAATTGGGTGCCGATGACTACGTCACGAAGCCGTTCGGAATCCGCGAATTACTAGCACGCGTAAACCGATTGGTTCGCCGCCAAGAAAGCGAGATGCCTGAGGGCGTAGAAATCGGTGACGCGGTTTTCAACCGAACTTCTCAGAAACTGACGCGAGAAGGCGTAGAAGTCCCTTTGACTCGCAAAGAATACTTGCTGCTGGAGTACTTCGTCTCTCAGAGTCATCGCGCGCTGACACGGCGCGACATCATGGACCGTGTTTGGGGCAGGGCAGTGATTGTCAGCGGGCGCAGCGTCGACCGCTGCGTTGCTACATTGCGCAGCAAGATCGAGCCGGAACCCAGTCGACCGCAATTCATCCACACGATTCGCGATGTTGGCTATCGGTTCGAGCTTGGTTGAAGAGTGAGTCGAAAAGATGGTAGGCGGCGTTGCTCGGTTGGGCATCGAGTAAAGTCTTTTACTCTTCTGCCGAGCATTCTGCCGAATCGGTTCCCTTATCGCCGCCGCCAGTGTATTTTGTATGCAATTGAGGCTCGTCTTTCGTAGAAGCCCGCCTCAACTCGCTCTCATCCGCGGCAGGGGATCACGTCATGAAGTTTGTCTCGTTTTTGTTCTTTGTTTCCCTGGCTCACTTCCTGTGGCAACCAGTCGAAGCTGTCGGTGAAGACCACTCGCAAGAAACTGCAGAAGCCTTTCCCTACGGTCTGGTTCCTGAGCAAAAACCAGACATCCCGTTGAGCAGGGCGATGAACCGTGTATACGAAGGTAGCTATGGCGGGCTGGACTGCGCCCGTAATGAGTTCTTCACGCGATTCAAGTACACTCCGCTGCAAGGTTTTGACTACCACGGCCATGATGGAACCGTCTCGAGGCGCGATGCCACGAAAGTAATTCGTGTGAACGGCAAGTACTACGTCTGGTACACGCATCGCCAAACGCCCACTCCGCCGGACTACGAGGGCGGTGCTGGGGAGACGATCCCTTCCCGCGATTGGGACCTGGCTGAGATATGGTATGCCACCAGCAAGGATGGATTCGTCTGGGAAGAGCAGGGCGTTGCCGTCGAGCGGATGGAGAAGCCCAATGCCGGCTGGCGATCGGTTTCGACTCCTGACATTCTTGTCTGGAAGGGGAAGTACTACTTGTATTATCAGGCCTATTTGATGATGCCCGGCAGTCGGACGTCGAGCGCTACTAACGGCGACGACTGCCCGGTTTCGGTTTCCGTGGCCGACTCGCCAGACGGACCTTGGACACCCTCGAACAAGATTGTCGTCCCCAACGGTCCGCCCGGTTCATGGGACCAGTACGTGATTCATGACCCTTATCCGTTGGTTTACAACGGAAAAATCTACCTCTACTACAAAGGCGAAATGGGGGGCCAGCCCCCGGTGCGAGCCCAAGGATTGGCAATCGCGGACGATCCTCTCGGGCCGTTCAAGAAGCATCCGTTGAACCCGGTTATCAACTCGGGACATGAAACCTCGCTCTTTCCATGGGGCAAGGGCTTGGCCGCGATCGTCAGCCGGCACGGGCTCGAACACAACACGATTCAATACGCACCAGACGGCGTGAACTTCGAGGTGAAGGCCATTACGGGCCTGATGCCGATCGCACCGGGTGCCCACGTGCCCGATGCCTTCACGAACACGGACGACGGTCGTGGCATCACTTGGGGATTGTGCCACTTTCGCAATCTTGGTCGTGAAGATGGCCGCAGCCACAGTATGCTCGCACGGTTTGATTGCGATCTGAGTCTCGACGTTCACGACCCAGAAATGAAAGAGAGCGATATCTTCGTCCAGCCGAAGATCTATTTCAATTTCGGACTGAGCGAGGAGCAAAGAAAACGTCTCGGGGCGCCGGCGGCGGATCCGAACTTCGTCATCCCCGAGTAGCAAACGTTTTGAGCTGACATCTATTCGTCGCTAGCCTGGCCGCTCAATTCTCAAAAAACCTTACTGGTATCCACTATGAAATTCTTCGCCAAGTATCTGGCCCTTTTATTCATCTTGCAGATGCAACTTACGTCAGCAGAAGAAGAGCCTTCAAGCGGTTTTCCGTTCGTCCTACCGAAAGAAAAACCTAACCGCCCCCTCAGCGCTGCAATGGAACGGAACTACACTGCCTACTCCGCTCCCCGGCCCGAGGACAACGAGTTGTACTCGCTCTTCAAATACACGCAACTCAAGGGTTTTGACTACAACAATCACGATGGCACCATCTCTCGGCGTGATCCTTCCAAGGTGATCTTCGCAAATGGCAGGTACTACGTTTGGTACACGCACCGCGAGACGCCAACTTCTCCCAAAGGTGCGAGGAACTCCACCGAAACGATTCCCTCTAGCGATTGGGATTTGGCGGATATCTGGTATGCGACAAGCAAGGACGGGTTTACGTGGGAAGAGCAAGGCGTCGCCGTGCCGCGTCCGCCGAAACCACAACCCGGTTGGCGTTCGGTTACAACAACCGACATCTTGGTTTGGAAAGGTAAGTACTATCTCTATTACCAAGCCTTCATGGAGGCCAGCGGCACTCGTGGCGACGATTGTCCGGTGGCCGTTTCGGTAGCTGGTTCACCCGACGGCCCTTGGACGCCGACCCACAAGATAGTGATCCCCAATGGGGCGGAGGGCGAATGGGATCAGTACTCGATCCACGACCCTTACCCGTTGGTTTACAAAGACAAGATCTACCTCTATTACAAGTCGGATTGCGATGGCGATCCGCGGCTCGTGCGGATGCAGGGGCTAGCGATCGCCGACGACCCGCTAGGCCCTTTCGAAAAACATCCGCTAAACCCCGTGATCAACTCTGGCCACGAAACGACCCTTTTTCCATTCAAGGAAGGCATCGCTGCCTTGGTGATCGGTGATGGCAACGAACACAACACGATTCAGTATGCAAAGAACGGCGTGAACTTCGAGATCGCCTCGATCGTGCAAATGATGCCTGGCGCCGCGGGGCCATTTGTCCCCGATGCCTTTACCAACACCAAAGATGGCCGTGGAATTACCTGGGGAATCTCACACTTTACCAATTACACAAATTGGAACCAAAACCACGCCATCCTCGCCCGCTTCGACTGCGACCTGAGCCTCGACCTAAACGACCCGGCGATGAAGCATCACCGGGCGTATCTCCGGCCTGAGCAGTATTTCAAGCAAGGGTTGAATCGAAAGCAGCGTGAGCGGATTGGCGGGGCGAATCGACTTTTGCAGAATTCGAAACCGTAAAGCATATGCGAGTTTAGCCCTATTGCCAATTCGTTGGGATGATCATTCAGTTGCAGCAGTTGCTACTTTCATGTTGGCAAAGTAGCGACTGTCGTTCACCCAATCGTCACGCGTGTAGGTTATCGTCGAGCTATCGGTCTCTTTGACTTCCAACTTTTGCAGACGGAAACCCATATCCGTGATCTCCGTAAATAGGAGGTGAGCAAGATTTTCGACAGTCGTCGGGTGCGAAAATCGCTTGAGCTTGAGCTTCTCGCCCGTCCTTAGCATATGTTGGGTCAATGTCTCATACAGCGGATCGTTAACGTGGATCATCATCCCGTGATCGTATTCACGCTTCAAGAAGGGCTCGATCTTCGCGTCGAAATCGCCGAACAGTGTTGTGAGTGCACCTGTCCGCTCGACCTCGAAATGGCAAGTTAATCCATAGCGGTGACCGTGCAAGTTGCTGCATTTGTCTTGTAGCTCTTCATTGCGATGCGCTGCATAAAATTTGTAACTTTTTTCGATGATCATCAGAGCGACCTCAGTAGTTGAGCAGAATGTGTGAGCGTGTTAGCCGAGAGACTTTCCGTTGATGAAGGACAGAAACTCGCTCCGACTTGATAGATTCGTCTTGAAAGTGCCACGCAATGCACTGGTTACCGTTGAGCTACCATGCTTCTTGATGCCGCGAATTGACATGCAGGAATGCTCTGCCTGCACCACGACACCTACGGCAGTGGTCTTGAGTTCCGACTCGATCATTTCGGCAATCGTTTGTGTCATTCTTTCTTGAACTTGGGGGCGGCGGGCGACCTCCTCGACAACGCGGGCTAATTTGCTGAGGCCTGTCACTTTACCTTCAGGAATGTATCCAACATGGGCGACGCCGGTGAAAGGCAACAGGTGATGCTCGCACATGCTCGTGAACGGGATGTCCCTCACGAGGACGAGCTCGTTATACTCCTCAGGAAACGTGACCTGAAGATGACGCGTGGGATCGAGGCGTAAGCCTTCAAACATCTCAGCATACATCTTGGCGACACGACGGGGAGTTTCTTCAAGTCCTGGTCGGTCGGGATCTTCGCCTACGGCTTTAAGAATTGTTCGAACGGCTGTCTTAATGGCGGCCAGGTCGACTGAATCCTTACGCGTAGTGTTTTGAGTCTTTCGAGAATGAGTGACTGGAACCGCGGTTCGGCTTGAGACAGACTGATCGGAATGGTCGTCGACGTCAATTAACTGGTTCATGTTTGCCTTGGGTTTGCAAGGGAGCAGTAGGGATGAGGAGGCAGAGTCCTCCTTGGACGAGGCCCTACCCGTATTGCAAGACGTTTGGTAACCCTTGGCGATTCGATTCTATTCGGACCCCATTAAGCCAGTAGCTGGCGATGACTGTAATAAAGATGTTATTTTGAGGATCGCCCTTTACCCGCCGACGATGTGGTTGCAGGTGGCCGATTTTCGATTTTCTGAGAAATTCCAACGATCTTGGTGTTTATCTGCCTATTTCTTCGGTTTCAACGCAGTTCAGAACCCTCAGATGGTCGGAAAGGAGAAGCCCATGTTTGGACTATTGAGCAGCAAAAAGAAACGACTGGAAAAGAAATACGCTCTTCTCTTAGATGAATCCTACAAACTTAGCCATAGGGATCGAAAAGCAAGTGATCTGAAAATGGCCGAAGCGAATCGAGTCTTGGAGCAGATCAAGGGTTTAGAAATGAGCTCGAATCAGAGCGACACGTAGCGCAATGCATCGGTTCGCGATGTTCTCTACAGGGTCGCAACCTTCGAGTCAGGGCGAAGAACCTCCCAGTAATGGGTGTTGCTTTTCTTCTATCATAGTCGCTGAAGCGTTACACATCGGTTATCCTCATGGCAAGATGTCTGTGTTGAGCTTTGGAAAGTCACCGACGCTGCACAAGATCTCCTACCGCATTGCATATTGCTTAACGAAACGCGTAATGTGCTCAGGGGCCTGCCATGAAGTTGAAAGATTGGTTTTCTAGGTACCAAGCATCCTTCTCCTACATTGGGCTGGTTTTTGCAGTCCTGTTTTTTGCTGCTTCGCTCTCGCCCTCGCTGTTGCCACGTAACTATATCGTGCAAGGCCTGCTTTCTGGTATTGAATTGGCAGTTGGCTACGGTGTTGGCTGTCTGTTCGTTTGGGTCTGGAAGTATCTGGAGCTTCCTGAGTTCGGAGGCAAAGCGACACTTGTCGGAAAGCGAGCTATCACAATTTTTGCGGCGGTTTTGGCGTCTGTTTCTCTCTGGCGGGCGACCATCTGGCAGAACTCGATTCGTACCCGGATGGAAATGGAACCACTCGAAAGTGCCTACCCGTTTACGGTGTTACTGATCGCTCTCGTCTTTGGGGCGCTGTTGGTTGGAGGCGCGCGCCTTTTCGGAAAGAGCTGTGCGTACGTTATCGAGAAGATCAACCGTGTCTTCCCACGCCGAGTGTCGAACGTTTTAGGCATTTCGCTTGTCTCGGCACTCGGGCTTTTATTTGTGAACGGAGTCTTGGCCAAGTCCGCGTTGAGCGTTGCTGATTCGGTTTTCTCTCGGATTGATGCGAAAGTCGATGCAGGCATTGAGCAGCCTGAACGCAACGTTCTATCAGGAAGCACCGATTCACTCATTCTTTGGAACACTATCGGCCGTCAAGGCAAGGATTTTATCTCGAAGGGGCCGACGCAGGAGCAGTTGAGCGATTTTTTGGGAAAGCCGGCTAAGCAACCTGTGCGGGTTTATGTTGGTCTCAGGTCGCGAGACACGCCCGAGGAACGCGCAGAGCTTGCCTTGGAAGAGTTAAAACGGGTCGGCGCTTTTGAGCGCTCTTTACTTGTTGTTGCGACCCCCACGGGAACGGGCTGGCTAGACCCTGGTGCCACAGACACGATCGAATATTTGCACGCGGGCGATACAGCCATCGTAAGTATGCAGTACTCCTATTTGCCGAGTTGGATCACGATCATGGTCGATCCGAATCGTTCACGGGTAGCTGCGCAAGTGCTGTTTGAAGAAGTGTACGAGCACTGGAAGAACCTACCCAAGGAGGCCCGCCCCAAGTTGTACCTGCATGGACTCAGCCTTGGTTCTCTCGGTTCAGAGACGTCAGGAGATTTGCTCACGACATTCGAAGACCCGATCCAAGGGGCACTTTGGAGCGGTCCACCATTCCCGAGCCGTGTGTGGTCTCAATTGACACGAGCTCGAGAGCCAAATTCTCCTGCATGGCTGCCCGTGTTCAGAGATGCTTCGGTTGTGAGATTCATAAATCAGAAGTCCAAGCCGGACCCGTCGAGTGAGTCTTGGAGTTCCATTCGCTGCATCTATATTCAGCACGCAAGTGACCCGATGATCTTCTTCTCGCCATCCTTGCTGTATCAGAAACCAGAATGGCTTGTGGGGGAACGAGGAGCGGACGTCTCACCCTATTTGGATTGGTACCCGATCATCACTTTCCTGCAAGTCGCCTGCGATCTTCCCATGGCGACCAGTGTGCCGATTGGCTACGGACACAACTACTCACCAAGCGAATATCTCGACGCTTGGATAGCCATTACTAATCCAAAAGATTGGGATGATGCGGATAGCGTACGCCTGAAGCAATTGCTTACGCCATAGTTTGTTGGGGCGTCTCGAATGCCTAGTCGCCTTGCAAGCCGGGTCTCAGCACTCGCACCACTGGTGTTTGATCCACTGCGATAATAGACTGAGCAATCCTCACACGAACTGTTAGTAGCGATGATTTTCGTTGCTAGCCTACCCTGACTTTCAGCTCGCTTACCCCATTTATGAGCAACTTCACGATTGAAAGCGAAGCTGGAATACTTGCGACGCTTGCTGGAATATGTGCTTTTTTCTTTTGGCTGGAACGAAGTACCAGGTGGCGGCTATTCAACTACTTGCCGCCATTGATTTTCATTTACTTGATTCCAGTCATCTTCTCTGCCACAAACGTTCTGCCGAACGACGCGCCAGTCTACGATGCCTTTAGTCGGTTGGTGCTGCCGATGATGCTGGTGCTTCTGATGCTGAAAGTCGATATTCGTGGAGCCGTTGAGACGCTGGGGCGTGGAGTCGCCGTGATGTTGTTCGGCACGTTGGGCGTCATGGTAGGGGCTCCGATAGGGCTGCTGGTCGTAAAGGGGTGGCTTGGGCCGGATGCTTGGAAAGCGTTTGGCGTTCTGTCAGGTAGTTGGATTGGTGGAACCGGAAATATGGCTGCGGTCAGCGAGATGATCGAGGCTGAGGGAGCTGCCGTCGGTCTCGCGGTGATTGGCGACTCCGTGATCTATCTCTTTTGGCTGCCGATCTTGCTCGCTTCAAAGAACTGGGCGAGCGTTTTCTCCCGTTGGGTCGGCGTCTCTGAAGAGTCGATGAATTCACTCCCGATGGCCAACGAGGTGGACGAGCATGCGGCGAGTCAAGCAACGCCCTCAACACCTGATTTCCTCACAATGCTGGCGGTCGCGTTTGCTGCCACATGGCTCGCTGACGTGATTTCTGGCGTGCTACCTACGGTCGAGCCATACTTGACGGCCTCGTCCTGGCGGGTGCTGCTGATAACAGCCATTGGGATTAGCCTTTCGCTGACCAACCTGCGGGACTTGCCAGCGAGTCATGAGTTGGCAATGGCCCTGGTTTATCTGTTTGTTGCTCGAATGGGTGCAAAGACCGATCTTTCAGCGGCTGCCGAGCAGGCGTTACCCTTTTTGCTGGGAGCGGCCATTTGGATTCTCATCCACGGGGGTTTCTGCCTGCTGGGGGCGAAACTCATGAAGGTCGACATTCACACGGCCGCCATCGCCAGTGCCGCGAATATCGGTGGGGCTGCGTCTGCGACGATCGTTGCATCACACCACGACGAGCGACTCGTGCCGACCAGTATTCTCATGGCACTGTTAGGCTATGCCGTTGGTAACTTCGCGGCCTACGGGACAGCGCTGATTTGCTCGTGGGTTGCGTGAGAGCTACCAAAGCCGCTTAGCGAATGCGAAGTTCTTGTCACGTACGGGTGCGTAATTGTCGTCTTCGGGATTAAAGCTGCTGATGGTGACGATTGGTACTTCGGCTTGCAGAAACTGATCGTCACCCAGGTAGATAGCTGTATGGCGAATTCGGCCGAGGGGCCCAAGAAAATAGAGCAGATCACCGCGCTGCAAACGCGAACGGTGCCAACGCGTAGCGACTAGTCGGCCTACGTAACACTGTTGATTCGAGTCGCGCGGCAGGTTGATTCCGATGGTTGCGTAGCAAATCTGTACGAGCCCTGAACAATCGATGCCCGCGGCCGTTTTGCCACCCCAATAGTATTTGACACCGAGCAGCTTTTCCCCGTTTTCGATTGCCCGGTCGATCTCTTCACGAGGTGGCTCATCAGTTTTGCAGATATTTTTGGGGAGCGTTACGGTCTTCCCATCAGGCAATTCGCATTCGACGCCTTCGTTCGTTTCACCTGTTCGCTTAAGTCTCGTGCCTGCGGAAAGTTCGAGCCCCGCGTCGACCGTGTAGTTTGAAGTGAGGATCACTCCAGGAGCCTGGACATAAGACTCGAATTGCGCTTGCGTCAGTTGCGTTACGGCAGTCTTGGGAATGTAGCCCAAATAGCCTTCAACGCTGTGTGCCAAGTAGTAGTCTCCCACGATTCGCAACAGATAGAGTGGCTCGCCGAGCAAGCAGGTCGTTCCAGCAGATTGATTCCTTTCGGGGCTGTCGTAGCTAATCGTGGAGGCGATCTTCACAAGGCCATAGTGCTTGCTGGCCAGATTCTCAGAGGGAAGAACTTCGACGCGGTTATCAATCTCGCCAAAGCCGAGCGTTTCGAGAAAAGACTGCAGCCCTTCGCGCGATTCCGCGAACTCGACGAAGCCGTCGAGGACTAAGCTACCCTCGTCCTGTATTTCCCCCGTTACCTCGAAAGCACAAACTCGCGAATCGTTGGCAAGTCGCGAACGATAAAAATCGATGTACTGAGCGACACGGCTGGCGTCCCCCTTGAGTGAAGGCTCGATCTCTTTAGCGAGTCGGACGACCCTGCCTGACGAAGCCGGCGGGGCCCCATCAGGCACGGTTTGGGCCGTTGCGGTGGCGTCGAGGGTTGTGGCGAGGAGGGCGTAGGAAAGCAGTGTTATCGAAGAACGCATTGTATTGACTAGTTTAGAACGATGGGATGCTTGTGTGGCCTTATTGTAGACTTTATTTGAGGGTGTTCCACACTCAATCACTGGCTTATCAGCTAGTGGCGGTCAACGATATGCCTATTCTCTAAAGTTGCACCAAGCAGTGGCACAAGAGTTTGACCTGCCGCTGCAACAGAGCTCACGTTCTGGCTCTTTACAAGGTCACGTACAACAAGAAGCTGCCAAACTGATCACATCTCAGTTCTCAGACTGTCAGGACAAACTTAAGGGTCTGTTGGCTGTTCCGAATCTCCTGGCATTGATCCCTGTGCTTTGGAGCATTGTTAGATGCAGGCTTGCCATGTCGACAGGGCGACGAGAGCGGATTTGGCTTCCTGCCTCAATTGTTCCTCCGCCACGCCCCGCAATAAGGGTTGGCAGGTCTTCATTGCCGTGGGTGTCGCCGTCACCGAGGCTGCTTCCGTAGACGATCAGACTATTGTCTAGCAATGTCCGTCCATCTGGTTCTTGGATCGACTTCAGTTTGGCTAGTAGGTAAGCGAGCTGACGGTGGTGCCAGCGATTCACCTTGGCATACATGGCACGTTTCTCTTTCGTTGAACGCCACCGTGTTTTGCCATCGTCGTCATCGGTTCGGCCTGAAGCGTCGCGGTAGTGAGAGAGTGCGTGCCACGTACCCTTCACGCCGTCGATGAAATTGAAGTAACGGTTAGATTGTCCATGGTCGAGCATAAACGTCACCACCCTTGTTGCGTCAGACTGCAGCGCCAAAACGATGAGGTCGAGCATCTGTCGGACGTATTCCTCGTGCTCCGCTGGAATTCCAGGGGCTGGCGGAGTAAACATGTCGGTAAGAGTTTGGTCAGCGGACATTTCGTGCGATCTGCGATTCGCGAATTCGATCCGCTTTTCGAGCGCACGAATTGATTGGAAGTACTCGTCAATTCGGTGCTGGTCTTGTCGACTCACCTGCTTGCGTAGTCGCCGTGCCTGATCGCGTACCTCATCAAGCACCCCGGCTGTGGTTGCTCCACCCGATGGTGGGCGGAACATGCGATCAAAAACCGCACGCGGCTCGACTTCGCGAGGGAGTGGTACCCCTTGTCGATTCCATGAAATCGCATTGCGAGGCAAGGAGTTGGAGAAGAAGCCTTGGCCTTGTAACGACAGTTCCAATGAAGGTAGTAGCGTCTGATCGCCGATCGCTTCCGCGGCGACTTGATCAACGGAGACCCCAGCGGCACGTGAGTGTTCCCCCACATATCCCTTGCCCGTTAGCCAGTTCGGCGGACCTTCCACGTGACCATCACCCTCAGGCATCCAGAGATTGGTGGGAATGGTCAAATCGTCCTTAAATGGCTCGAGTGGGCTCATCCAGCTGTTAAGTTCAAGCAACTTTCCATCGTGTCCCACTTTTTTGGGATGCCATGTCCCTTCGGCAACTCCGTTGGGAAAGTACAAATAAATCAACCGTCGTGGTGACGCTGAGACAGTGGGCTTGGCGAATGCAGGTGACAGTAGTTGATCAAGAAGAGGAAGGGACACCGCAGCACTGGCGGTCTTCAATATGAATCGACGACTGATCTCGACTTGGTTTCTCAAGGATTCGTTTGTCATGGCTTCGCTCTTTCTGTTTGTTGGTAGCGAAAGGGATAGCTGGTAACGACGCCTTCCAATAGCGACTGCATTCTCAAATCGTTCTCTTTGACA
The genomic region above belongs to Lacipirellulaceae bacterium and contains:
- a CDS encoding DUF819 family protein, whose amino-acid sequence is MSNFTIESEAGILATLAGICAFFFWLERSTRWRLFNYLPPLIFIYLIPVIFSATNVLPNDAPVYDAFSRLVLPMMLVLLMLKVDIRGAVETLGRGVAVMLFGTLGVMVGAPIGLLVVKGWLGPDAWKAFGVLSGSWIGGTGNMAAVSEMIEAEGAAVGLAVIGDSVIYLFWLPILLASKNWASVFSRWVGVSEESMNSLPMANEVDEHAASQATPSTPDFLTMLAVAFAATWLADVISGVLPTVEPYLTASSWRVLLITAIGISLSLTNLRDLPASHELAMALVYLFVARMGAKTDLSAAAEQALPFLLGAAIWILIHGGFCLLGAKLMKVDIHTAAIASAANIGGAASATIVASHHDERLVPTSILMALLGYAVGNFAAYGTALICSWVA
- a CDS encoding C40 family peptidase, with product MRSSITLLSYALLATTLDATATAQTVPDGAPPASSGRVVRLAKEIEPSLKGDASRVAQYIDFYRSRLANDSRVCAFEVTGEIQDEGSLVLDGFVEFAESREGLQSFLETLGFGEIDNRVEVLPSENLASKHYGLVKIASTISYDSPERNQSAGTTCLLGEPLYLLRIVGDYYLAHSVEGYLGYIPKTAVTQLTQAQFESYVQAPGVILTSNYTVDAGLELSAGTRLKRTGETNEGVECELPDGKTVTLPKNICKTDEPPREEIDRAIENGEKLLGVKYYWGGKTAAGIDCSGLVQICYATIGINLPRDSNQQCYVGRLVATRWHRSRLQRGDLLYFLGPLGRIRHTAIYLGDDQFLQAEVPIVTISSFNPEDDNYAPVRDKNFAFAKRLW
- a CDS encoding DUF1552 domain-containing protein — translated: MTNESLRNQVEISRRFILKTASAAVSLPLLDQLLSPAFAKPTVSASPRRLIYLYFPNGVAEGTWHPKKVGHDGKLLELNSWMSPLEPFKDDLTIPTNLWMPEGDGHVEGPPNWLTGKGYVGEHSRAAGVSVDQVAAEAIGDQTLLPSLELSLQGQGFFSNSLPRNAISWNRQGVPLPREVEPRAVFDRMFRPPSGGATTAGVLDEVRDQARRLRKQVSRQDQHRIDEYFQSIRALEKRIEFANRRSHEMSADQTLTDMFTPPAPGIPAEHEEYVRQMLDLIVLALQSDATRVVTFMLDHGQSNRYFNFIDGVKGTWHALSHYRDASGRTDDDDGKTRWRSTKEKRAMYAKVNRWHHRQLAYLLAKLKSIQEPDGRTLLDNSLIVYGSSLGDGDTHGNEDLPTLIAGRGGGTIEAGSQIRSRRPVDMASLHLTMLQSTGINARRFGTANRPLSLS